A stretch of the Mycobacterium sp. ITM-2016-00317 genome encodes the following:
- a CDS encoding TetR/AcrR family transcriptional regulator: MPSSSTPRKRDGVGRRKLLCDAGIQVLAEYGSRGLTHQQVDRTAGVPNGTTSYYYRTRDALVRGVGQRVAEIDMANLASLAEDAHRGGSPLAWLAELVMMQAEGQGLMLNRARQELMLAAMRDPELAALSGKFVARGIALTHDAVTALQPASDDHTLREAQSDAVTTFIAGVFARFAAGDRPFTDAAHLERMLHAIVTAVALEHGQAT, from the coding sequence ATGCCTTCCTCCTCCACCCCCCGTAAGCGAGACGGCGTCGGCCGGCGAAAGCTGCTGTGCGATGCAGGTATCCAGGTGCTTGCCGAGTACGGGTCGCGAGGCCTGACCCATCAGCAGGTGGACCGCACCGCCGGCGTGCCCAATGGCACCACGTCGTACTACTACCGCACACGAGACGCGTTGGTCCGCGGCGTCGGGCAGCGAGTCGCCGAGATCGACATGGCGAACCTGGCATCGCTGGCCGAGGACGCCCACCGGGGTGGGTCACCGTTGGCGTGGCTGGCGGAGTTGGTCATGATGCAGGCAGAAGGACAGGGCCTGATGCTGAATCGGGCGCGGCAGGAACTGATGCTGGCAGCCATGCGTGACCCGGAATTGGCCGCGCTGTCCGGCAAATTCGTCGCTCGAGGGATCGCTTTGACTCACGATGCCGTGACCGCCCTGCAACCCGCATCCGACGACCACACTCTCCGCGAGGCGCAGAGCGACGCGGTGACGACCTTCATCGCCGGAGTGTTCGCGCGGTTCGCCGCCGGCGACCGGCCCTTCACCGACGCCGCACACCTCGAACGCATGCTGCACGCGATCGTCACCGCCGTGGCGCTCGAGCACGGCCAAGCGACCTGA
- a CDS encoding rhodanese-like domain-containing protein: MKFTQYYLDCLSHASYLIADENSGRAVVVDPQRDIAEYLADAKENGYTIELVIETHFHADFLSGHLELAAATGAKIVYSSVAETEFESTGVADGERYSLGDVTLEFRHTPGHTPESMSIVVYERAGDEVPYGVLTGDALFIGDVGRPDLLASIGFTREELAEKLYDSLHGKLMTLPDATRVFPAHGAGSACGKNLSTELSSTIREQRQTNYALRAPDKATFMALVTEGQPPAPAYFVYNAVLNRKGRELLDETRMPEAMTYEQVRAAMNAGAILVDGRGPEEFALGHLRGAVNIGLEGRYAEFAGSVVPTDVDIVLFTEPGHELEAKTRLARIGFDRVIGYLDRPFEVMFDHRDDVQMASRLTAQAFDQRAAALADLQVVDVRNPGEVEAGAIPKAVSIPVGQLPSRLDELDPAKPTVVYCAGGYRSSVAASLLRRNGFVDVSDILGGYGAWDDARQNA, translated from the coding sequence ATGAAGTTCACCCAGTACTACCTGGACTGTCTGTCGCACGCGTCCTACCTGATCGCCGACGAAAACAGCGGCCGCGCAGTCGTTGTCGACCCGCAGCGGGATATCGCCGAGTACCTGGCCGACGCGAAGGAGAACGGCTACACCATCGAACTGGTCATCGAGACGCACTTCCACGCCGACTTCCTGTCCGGCCACCTGGAACTGGCCGCAGCCACCGGCGCCAAGATCGTGTACTCGTCGGTCGCCGAGACCGAGTTCGAGTCGACGGGCGTCGCCGACGGCGAGCGCTACTCGCTGGGCGACGTCACCTTGGAGTTCCGCCACACCCCCGGTCACACCCCCGAGTCGATGAGCATCGTGGTCTACGAGCGCGCCGGCGACGAGGTGCCCTACGGCGTCCTGACCGGCGACGCGCTGTTCATCGGTGACGTCGGCCGGCCCGACTTGCTGGCCTCGATCGGATTCACCCGCGAAGAACTGGCCGAGAAACTCTACGACTCACTGCACGGCAAGCTGATGACGCTGCCCGACGCCACCCGGGTCTTTCCCGCGCACGGCGCAGGCTCGGCCTGCGGAAAGAACCTGTCGACCGAGCTGTCGTCGACCATCCGGGAGCAGAGGCAGACCAACTACGCGCTGCGCGCCCCGGACAAGGCCACCTTCATGGCGCTGGTCACCGAGGGGCAGCCGCCCGCGCCGGCCTACTTCGTGTACAACGCGGTCCTCAACCGCAAGGGCCGCGAGCTACTGGACGAGACCAGGATGCCCGAAGCGATGACCTACGAGCAGGTGCGTGCCGCGATGAATGCGGGCGCGATCCTGGTCGACGGCCGCGGCCCCGAGGAGTTCGCGCTGGGTCACCTGCGCGGGGCCGTCAACATCGGGTTGGAGGGCCGCTACGCCGAGTTCGCCGGTTCGGTGGTGCCCACCGACGTCGACATCGTGCTGTTCACCGAGCCCGGCCACGAACTGGAGGCCAAGACCCGTCTGGCCCGCATCGGGTTCGACCGGGTGATCGGTTACCTGGACAGGCCGTTCGAGGTCATGTTCGACCATCGGGACGATGTGCAGATGGCCTCCCGGCTGACGGCCCAGGCCTTCGATCAGCGCGCCGCCGCGCTGGCCGACCTGCAGGTCGTCGACGTGCGCAACCCGGGCGAAGTCGAGGCCGGTGCCATCCCGAAGGCGGTGTCGATCCCGGTGGGCCAATTGCCGTCGCGGCTGGACGAACTCGACCCCGCCAAGCCGACCGTCGTGTACTGCGCCGGCGGCTACCGCTCCTCGGTGGCCGCAAGCCTGTTGCGGCGCAACGGATTCGTTGACGTCAGCGACATCCTCGGCGGCTACGGCGCCTGGGACGACGCCCGCCAGAACGCCTGA
- a CDS encoding DUF202 domain-containing protein: MARRAPSKPGLPGERTLLSWERSSFGFLVGGALVLLRQHGPLGPERIWLAVLAALLALLVLVLGYRRSRQIRDSPVVAGRVVLAAPQNEVVLIGAATIAFALAVAGVLLFAW; the protein is encoded by the coding sequence ATGGCTCGCCGCGCGCCGAGCAAGCCGGGGCTGCCGGGGGAGCGCACCCTGTTGTCCTGGGAGAGAAGCTCGTTCGGATTCCTGGTGGGTGGGGCGCTGGTCCTGCTGCGCCAGCACGGGCCGCTCGGTCCGGAGCGGATATGGCTGGCGGTGCTCGCGGCGCTGCTGGCCCTGCTGGTCCTCGTGCTCGGCTACCGGCGGTCCCGGCAGATCAGGGACAGCCCGGTGGTGGCCGGTCGGGTGGTCCTCGCCGCGCCGCAGAATGAGGTCGTGCTGATCGGGGCTGCCACGATCGCCTTCGCACTGGCCGTGGCCGGGGTGCTGTTGTTCGCCTGGTAG
- a CDS encoding MBL fold metallo-hydrolase: MDVAVIETSGLGDRSYLVCADGIAVVVDPQRDIDRVLSLAGERQVRITHVLETHIHNDYVTGGLELSRVTGAEYAVPAGDEVGYPRRAVGDGDVIDAGPITLQVVHTPGHTHHHVSYVLHDSDGSVAGVFTGGSMLHGTTGRTDLLGAEHTEELSHAQYHSVRRLADELPDAAEVYPTHGFGSFCSATPASGDSSTIAEQRRTNPALTQDEQTYVDELLAGLGDYPAYYAHMGVINAQGPEPVDLSLPRPLDPDELRRHIAAGDWVVDLRTRTAFATGHLDGTLSFELSDSFVNYLGWLYSWGSPLVLVADDVDQIADARRELVRVGIDEVSGAAVGDIGTLAGDTPLRSYRVAEFTDLAGELGDSPPTVLDVRQSREHDEGHVRGALNIPLHELGKRLAEVPSGEIWVHCASGYRAAIAASMIDSDDRRVVLVDDTFEKAGELNIVG; encoded by the coding sequence GTGGACGTCGCCGTCATCGAGACTTCAGGCCTGGGCGACCGCAGCTATCTGGTGTGCGCCGACGGCATCGCCGTGGTGGTCGACCCGCAGCGCGACATCGACCGCGTTCTCAGCCTGGCCGGGGAACGCCAGGTACGGATCACCCATGTGCTGGAGACACATATCCACAACGACTATGTGACCGGAGGCCTCGAGCTGTCCCGGGTCACCGGCGCCGAGTACGCGGTGCCGGCCGGCGACGAGGTGGGCTATCCGCGGCGGGCCGTCGGCGACGGGGACGTCATCGACGCAGGCCCGATCACGTTGCAGGTGGTGCACACCCCCGGCCACACGCACCACCACGTCAGTTACGTGCTGCACGACTCCGACGGGTCGGTCGCCGGCGTCTTCACCGGCGGGTCGATGCTGCACGGGACGACCGGCCGCACCGACCTGCTGGGTGCCGAGCACACCGAGGAACTCAGCCACGCGCAGTACCACTCCGTCCGCCGATTGGCCGACGAGCTGCCCGATGCGGCCGAGGTCTACCCCACCCACGGCTTCGGCAGCTTCTGTTCGGCCACCCCCGCCAGCGGCGACTCCTCCACCATCGCCGAACAGCGCCGCACCAATCCCGCACTGACCCAGGATGAGCAGACCTACGTCGACGAGTTGCTCGCCGGTCTGGGCGACTACCCCGCCTACTACGCGCACATGGGCGTGATCAACGCGCAGGGTCCGGAGCCTGTCGATCTGTCCCTGCCCAGGCCGCTGGACCCCGACGAACTCCGGCGCCACATCGCGGCCGGCGACTGGGTGGTGGATCTGCGCACCCGCACGGCCTTCGCGACCGGCCACCTCGATGGCACGCTGTCTTTCGAGTTGTCCGATTCTTTCGTCAACTATCTCGGCTGGCTCTACTCATGGGGGTCTCCGTTGGTGCTGGTCGCCGACGACGTCGACCAGATCGCCGACGCCCGGCGAGAACTGGTGCGCGTCGGCATCGACGAAGTCAGCGGGGCCGCGGTCGGTGACATCGGCACGCTGGCCGGCGACACTCCGCTGCGGTCCTACCGGGTGGCCGAGTTCACCGATCTCGCCGGGGAACTGGGCGATTCGCCGCCGACCGTGCTCGATGTCCGGCAGAGCCGCGAGCACGACGAGGGCCATGTCCGCGGCGCGCTCAACATCCCGTTGCACGAACTCGGCAAGCGGCTGGCCGAGGTTCCGTCGGGCGAGATCTGGGTGCACTGCGCGTCCGGGTACCGCGCGGCGATCGCCGCGTCGATGATCGACAGCGACGACCGCCGGGTGGTCCTCGTCGACGACACCTTCGAGAAAGCCGGCGAGCTGAACATCGTCGGGTAG
- a CDS encoding sulfite exporter TauE/SafE family protein gives MIALAIGLAVFVGIALGLLGGGGSILTVPLLAYVAGMDAKQAIATSLLVVGVTSAVGAVSHARAGRVQWRTGLIFGGAGMAGAYAGGVLARFIPGTVLLIGFAVMMVATAVAMLRGRKSVDESSTGDDAGRRLPVPKMLSEGLVVGLVTGLVGAGGGFLVVPALALLGGLPMPVAVGTSLIVIAMKSFAGLGGYLSSVQINWTVALAVTAAAVVGALVGARLTAKADPDALRKGFGWFVLAMASVILAQELHPGVGIAAAVLTAIAVIMTVACTRYTHCPLRRLGARGAAA, from the coding sequence ATGATCGCACTCGCCATCGGTCTGGCGGTGTTCGTCGGGATAGCGCTGGGCCTGCTCGGCGGCGGCGGATCGATCCTGACCGTCCCGCTGCTGGCCTACGTCGCGGGCATGGACGCCAAACAGGCCATCGCGACGTCACTGCTGGTCGTCGGCGTGACCAGTGCGGTCGGCGCCGTGTCCCACGCTCGCGCCGGCCGGGTGCAGTGGCGCACCGGCCTGATCTTCGGCGGGGCAGGCATGGCCGGCGCCTATGCCGGCGGTGTGCTGGCCCGGTTCATCCCGGGCACCGTGTTGCTGATCGGGTTCGCCGTGATGATGGTGGCCACCGCGGTGGCGATGCTGCGCGGCCGCAAGTCAGTCGACGAGAGCAGCACCGGTGACGATGCCGGGCGCAGGCTCCCGGTGCCGAAGATGCTGTCCGAGGGTCTGGTGGTGGGCCTGGTCACCGGCCTGGTCGGCGCGGGCGGTGGATTCCTGGTGGTCCCGGCGCTGGCGCTGCTGGGCGGGCTGCCGATGCCGGTCGCGGTCGGCACCTCGCTGATCGTGATCGCGATGAAATCGTTCGCCGGGTTGGGCGGCTACCTGTCCAGCGTCCAGATCAACTGGACCGTCGCGCTGGCAGTGACCGCCGCGGCCGTGGTGGGGGCACTGGTCGGTGCCCGGCTGACGGCGAAGGCCGACCCCGACGCGCTGCGCAAGGGTTTCGGCTGGTTCGTGCTCGCGATGGCGTCGGTGATCCTGGCCCAGGAGCTCCACCCAGGCGTCGGAATCGCCGCGGCGGTGCTGACTGCCATCGCCGTGATCATGACCGTGGCCTGCACCCGCTACACCCACTGTCCGCTGCGCCGGCTCGGTGCCCGGGGCGCCGCGGCATGA
- a CDS encoding VOC family protein, which produces MTSAVLTADALYHTGLVVPDVGEAAARLSAAAGYTWTKPVEATLTVATLDGEVEVPFRFVYSLQAPHLEIVQEVPGTVWTVRASGAAHHLGYWVDDLPAAARRLEEAGYRLEARPAGESLTTFAYFIDDSGVRIEIVDRAMFPDWTGFLDAMSA; this is translated from the coding sequence GTGACCTCCGCCGTGCTCACCGCCGATGCGCTCTACCACACCGGTCTGGTCGTCCCCGATGTCGGCGAGGCCGCCGCCCGGCTCAGTGCTGCCGCCGGATACACCTGGACCAAGCCTGTCGAAGCCACCCTGACCGTGGCGACCCTCGACGGGGAGGTCGAGGTGCCGTTCCGGTTCGTCTACTCGTTGCAGGCGCCGCATCTGGAGATCGTTCAGGAAGTGCCGGGTACCGTGTGGACGGTGCGGGCTTCCGGTGCGGCGCACCATCTGGGTTACTGGGTCGACGACCTGCCCGCGGCGGCCCGACGGCTCGAAGAGGCCGGCTATCGCCTGGAAGCGCGCCCCGCGGGGGAATCCTTGACCACATTCGCCTACTTCATCGACGATTCCGGTGTCCGGATCGAGATCGTCGACCGCGCAATGTTTCCCGACTGGACCGGATTCCTGGACGCGATGTCGGCGTGA
- a CDS encoding SDR family oxidoreductase, with protein sequence MRGLTGTVAVVAGGATGIGAATATRLAEEGCSVVVGDIAIDAAQRTADRISSTGATAMAVEFDLAEPDSVAGLLATTSATFGSIDGLFVVGADMQALRGDTDVVDIDLDLWDRVMAVNLRGYVAALKYAIPSMLGGGGGSIVLMSSAAAFQGEPARPAYATAKAGIGALTRHVASRYGKENIRCNAVAPGFTATDAIRSAPQWPQLEASALKRIRGPRVGETTDIASLVAFLLSAEGAWINGQVISIDGGTVLR encoded by the coding sequence ATGCGTGGACTGACAGGCACGGTGGCCGTCGTCGCGGGCGGCGCGACCGGGATCGGTGCAGCGACCGCCACCCGCCTTGCGGAGGAGGGGTGTTCGGTCGTCGTCGGCGACATCGCGATCGATGCCGCCCAGCGCACCGCAGACCGCATCTCGTCGACCGGCGCGACAGCGATGGCCGTCGAATTCGATTTGGCTGAGCCGGATTCCGTCGCCGGACTACTCGCGACCACGTCCGCGACATTCGGCAGTATCGATGGCCTGTTCGTGGTCGGCGCCGATATGCAGGCTCTGCGCGGCGACACCGACGTCGTCGACATCGACCTGGATCTGTGGGACCGGGTGATGGCAGTGAACCTTCGCGGCTACGTGGCCGCTCTGAAGTACGCCATCCCGTCGATGCTGGGTGGCGGCGGTGGCTCCATCGTGCTGATGTCCTCCGCTGCCGCGTTCCAGGGTGAACCGGCACGTCCGGCCTACGCCACGGCCAAGGCCGGCATCGGTGCGCTGACCCGTCATGTCGCGTCCCGCTACGGAAAAGAGAACATCCGCTGCAACGCTGTCGCGCCGGGATTCACTGCGACAGACGCGATTCGATCGGCGCCACAGTGGCCGCAACTCGAAGCCTCGGCGCTCAAACGGATCCGAGGACCCAGGGTCGGGGAGACGACAGACATCGCGTCGCTGGTCGCGTTCCTCCTCTCGGCCGAGGGCGCCTGGATCAACGGGCAGGTCATCAGCATCGACGGCGGAACGGTCCTGCGCTGA
- a CDS encoding rhodanese-like domain-containing protein — protein MTSPASTPTTINSHALDQMLTSATPPRVLDVRTPGEFETAHIAGSYNVPLDLLREHRDEIVKHLDQQVVLVCRSGQRATQAEATLREAGLCNVHVLDGGITSWEASGFTVNRGAQRWDLERQVRLVAGSIVLTSILGSIAVPKLKWVAGAIGGGLTFAALSNTCAMGMLLAKLPYNRGGSCDARTIVSQLVDE, from the coding sequence ATGACTTCGCCCGCCTCGACGCCCACCACGATCAACTCGCACGCACTCGACCAGATGCTCACCTCGGCCACCCCGCCGCGGGTGCTCGACGTGCGAACTCCCGGCGAGTTCGAGACCGCCCACATCGCGGGCTCTTACAACGTGCCGCTGGACCTGCTGCGCGAGCACCGCGACGAGATCGTCAAGCACCTCGACCAGCAGGTTGTGCTGGTGTGCCGCTCGGGTCAGCGCGCCACGCAGGCCGAGGCCACGCTGCGCGAGGCCGGCTTGTGCAACGTGCACGTCCTCGACGGCGGCATCACGTCATGGGAGGCCAGCGGCTTCACCGTCAACCGCGGCGCCCAGCGCTGGGACCTCGAACGCCAGGTCCGCCTGGTCGCGGGCTCGATCGTCCTCACCAGCATCCTGGGCAGCATCGCGGTGCCCAAGCTCAAGTGGGTCGCCGGCGCGATCGGCGGCGGACTGACCTTCGCCGCACTGTCCAACACCTGCGCGATGGGCATGCTGCTGGCCAAGCTGCCGTACAACCGCGGCGGGTCCTGTGACGCCCGGACCATCGTGTCGCAACTGGTCGACGAATGA
- a CDS encoding alkyl sulfatase dimerization domain-containing protein, whose protein sequence is MAGIYRERPGAGDLAAATGGAAIPLGDDIWMSPGVSNSYAIGSDDGRVIINGGMFFEGELRRRAFGDVPGPTRAIIVTQGHADHFGGVYALREPDTEVIMHADYRYWRDDTLRLGGYRAPKTAFAFQKFTDRVVEALKEIDPSTIDFSFPEPTTIFEHRHELTLAGRRIQLLSTPGGETTDSLVVWLPQSRIVFTGNLFGPLFGHVPNLMTIRGDRYRDPVRYIESLNTVLELQPRRLITGHFDPIEGADRIAEEITAMRDAMQAVHDQVIDYMSGGKDLYTAMHEIRVPDHLDVGEGYGKTSWNVRAIWEMYAGWFRHRSTTELYGVAASSVAADVVAAAGADALTEAARKHIADGKPVQALHLTDVVLSAEPDNRAARDTAVEAHEALLAGTGNFWEKAWLTHSINQLRSSS, encoded by the coding sequence GTGGCAGGCATATATCGGGAACGTCCGGGCGCAGGGGACTTGGCCGCGGCGACGGGAGGCGCGGCGATCCCCCTCGGCGATGACATCTGGATGTCGCCGGGCGTCTCCAACTCCTACGCCATCGGCTCGGACGACGGCCGCGTGATCATCAACGGCGGCATGTTCTTCGAAGGAGAGCTGCGCCGCAGGGCTTTCGGAGATGTTCCGGGACCGACCAGGGCGATCATCGTCACCCAGGGCCACGCAGATCACTTCGGGGGCGTCTACGCGCTGCGTGAACCGGACACCGAGGTGATCATGCACGCCGATTACCGGTACTGGCGCGACGATACGTTGCGACTCGGCGGCTATCGAGCCCCCAAGACCGCGTTCGCCTTTCAGAAGTTCACCGACCGCGTCGTCGAAGCTCTCAAAGAGATCGATCCCAGCACGATCGACTTCTCGTTTCCCGAACCGACGACCATCTTCGAGCATCGTCACGAGTTGACGCTTGCCGGCCGCCGTATCCAGCTGCTGTCGACGCCGGGCGGCGAGACCACCGACTCGCTGGTGGTGTGGCTGCCGCAGAGCCGGATTGTGTTCACTGGCAATCTCTTCGGTCCGCTGTTCGGCCACGTGCCGAACTTGATGACCATCCGTGGCGATCGCTACCGCGACCCGGTCCGCTACATCGAGTCGCTCAACACGGTCCTGGAGTTGCAGCCGCGCCGGCTGATCACCGGGCACTTCGACCCGATCGAGGGTGCCGACCGCATCGCCGAGGAGATCACCGCGATGCGCGATGCGATGCAGGCCGTCCACGATCAGGTCATCGACTACATGAGCGGTGGAAAGGATCTCTACACCGCGATGCACGAGATCCGTGTGCCCGATCACCTCGACGTCGGCGAAGGGTACGGCAAGACGTCGTGGAATGTACGGGCGATCTGGGAGATGTACGCGGGCTGGTTCCGGCATCGCTCGACCACCGAACTCTACGGCGTCGCAGCGTCGTCCGTCGCCGCCGACGTGGTGGCCGCCGCAGGCGCCGACGCGCTGACCGAGGCCGCACGCAAGCACATCGCCGACGGGAAACCGGTGCAGGCACTGCACCTCACCGACGTCGTGCTGAGCGCCGAACCGGATAACCGCGCTGCCCGCGACACGGCTGTCGAGGCACACGAGGCGCTGCTGGCCGGGACCGGCAACTTCTGGGAGAAGGCCTGGCTCACCCATTCCATCAACCAACTGAGGAGCTCGTCGTGA
- a CDS encoding DUF302 domain-containing protein produces the protein MGYALSTTLHTTFEDAVERTRKALADQGFGVLTEIDMKATLKAKLGEDIEDYLILGACNPPLAHRAVNADRQIGLLLPCNVAVRSDPSADDAVIIDAMDPQIMVQVSDAPELREVADEAATKLRAAIDALGSADH, from the coding sequence ATGGGTTACGCGTTGTCCACGACTCTGCACACCACGTTCGAGGACGCGGTCGAGCGCACCCGGAAGGCGTTGGCCGATCAGGGTTTCGGCGTGCTGACCGAGATCGACATGAAGGCCACGCTGAAGGCGAAGCTCGGCGAGGACATCGAGGACTACCTGATCCTGGGAGCCTGCAATCCGCCGCTGGCGCACCGCGCGGTCAACGCCGACCGCCAGATCGGGTTGCTGCTGCCGTGCAACGTCGCGGTGCGCTCCGACCCGTCGGCCGACGACGCCGTGATCATCGACGCGATGGATCCTCAGATCATGGTCCAGGTCTCGGATGCACCGGAGCTGCGTGAGGTGGCCGACGAAGCGGCCACCAAGCTGAGGGCTGCGATCGACGCTCTCGGATCCGCCGACCACTGA
- a CDS encoding SDR family oxidoreductase yields the protein MNCVAFDFTGANVLVTGGTSGIGNAIASDFARAGAAVTVTGTRSSAADYPETDLSGLTYRQCQAADTESIDALADSLGDLDVLVNNAGGPYAAHKDEWDPDGYAGSVMVNMFAHMRLTMACHDRLKAGRAAGGSSVVNIISMSAFVSAVAVPAYSSSKAGMVAFTRNLSRRWVDDGIRVNAVAPGLIDTRMTHPILDIPEALEPEMRHTPMGRMGMPEEISPAVLFLCTDSARYITGTTVAVDGGYLTV from the coding sequence GTGAACTGTGTCGCGTTCGACTTCACCGGCGCCAACGTTCTGGTGACCGGGGGAACCAGCGGAATCGGCAACGCCATCGCCTCGGACTTCGCCCGCGCCGGCGCGGCGGTGACCGTCACAGGGACGCGCTCTTCGGCCGCCGACTATCCGGAGACCGATCTCAGCGGGTTGACCTACCGCCAGTGCCAAGCCGCCGATACCGAGTCGATCGATGCACTGGCGGACTCGCTGGGCGACCTCGATGTGTTGGTCAACAACGCCGGCGGCCCCTACGCCGCGCACAAAGACGAGTGGGACCCCGACGGATACGCCGGGTCGGTCATGGTCAACATGTTCGCCCACATGCGGCTGACCATGGCATGTCACGACCGTCTGAAGGCGGGCCGTGCCGCGGGCGGCAGCAGCGTCGTCAACATCATCTCGATGTCGGCGTTCGTCTCCGCGGTGGCGGTGCCGGCCTACAGCTCGTCGAAAGCCGGCATGGTCGCATTCACCAGGAACCTGTCCCGGCGTTGGGTCGACGACGGGATCCGCGTCAACGCCGTCGCCCCCGGGCTCATCGACACCAGGATGACCCACCCGATCCTCGACATCCCCGAAGCGCTGGAGCCGGAGATGCGGCACACCCCGATGGGACGGATGGGCATGCCCGAGGAGATCTCACCGGCGGTGCTGTTCCTGTGCACCGACTCCGCGCGCTACATCACCGGCACCACCGTCGCCGTAGACGGCGGATACCTGACGGTCTGA
- a CDS encoding metal-sensitive transcriptional regulator — MVGDEEAIAAVLNRLRRAQGQLAGVIAMIEQGRECKDVVTQLAAVSRALDRAGFKIVATGLRECLTGDAADGQQPMTEAELEKLFLALA; from the coding sequence ATGGTTGGTGACGAAGAAGCGATCGCTGCGGTGCTGAACAGGCTGCGCAGGGCACAGGGCCAACTCGCCGGCGTGATCGCGATGATCGAACAGGGCCGCGAGTGCAAGGACGTCGTCACCCAGCTGGCCGCCGTGTCGCGCGCGCTCGACCGGGCGGGTTTCAAGATTGTCGCCACCGGTTTGCGGGAATGCCTGACCGGAGACGCCGCCGACGGCCAGCAGCCGATGACCGAAGCGGAGTTGGAGAAGTTGTTCCTGGCCCTGGCCTGA
- a CDS encoding sulfotransferase: MSEFDAVATAEDVLDIAVERTGLCEIDSGSWREGLEIVVDEVNTSAAFTPSGRERILNDCADALARRLQVHEYIETHPELLDAPVERPLFVLGMPRTGTTVVSYLLDQDPARRSLLLWQCMRPVPPAPTETLRTDQRCLDLLDEQRKMLEMVTAAKVPLPHWEDADGPTEDMFIHNQDFKALSWDAFLHTSRYYEWLFAEADMVTTYEYQKRYLQVLQSTAPGIWSLKMPSHSVHIDALLKVFPDARLVWAHRDPYKATGSLGNLLKLPKSMTHHAEALDLHDVGRYVKAQMAEHVERPLRARERIGDDRFFHMHYSEMMRDPMGVMRRLYDWAGDTLTPETETQMQNWLAEHPQDRYGVNSYSLEQYGLTVDELKPVFADYLGTFDIELEGRP, encoded by the coding sequence ATGAGCGAATTCGACGCTGTCGCAACGGCCGAAGATGTCCTGGACATCGCGGTCGAGCGCACCGGCCTGTGCGAGATCGATTCGGGCTCCTGGCGGGAGGGCCTGGAGATCGTCGTCGACGAGGTCAATACCTCGGCGGCATTCACGCCGTCTGGGCGTGAGCGCATACTCAACGACTGCGCCGACGCCCTCGCGCGCCGGCTCCAGGTCCACGAGTACATCGAAACTCATCCCGAGCTGCTCGACGCGCCCGTGGAGAGACCGTTGTTCGTGCTGGGCATGCCTCGCACAGGCACGACCGTGGTCAGCTATCTGCTCGATCAGGATCCCGCCCGGCGGTCGCTGCTGCTCTGGCAGTGCATGCGGCCCGTCCCGCCCGCGCCCACCGAGACGCTACGCACCGATCAACGGTGTCTGGACCTGCTCGACGAGCAGCGCAAGATGCTGGAGATGGTCACCGCCGCGAAAGTCCCTTTGCCACATTGGGAAGACGCCGACGGCCCCACCGAGGACATGTTCATCCACAATCAGGACTTCAAAGCGCTGTCGTGGGACGCATTCCTGCACACCTCGAGGTACTACGAGTGGCTGTTCGCCGAGGCGGACATGGTCACGACCTACGAGTACCAGAAGCGCTATCTGCAGGTGCTGCAATCGACCGCCCCGGGCATCTGGAGCCTGAAGATGCCGTCGCACTCCGTGCATATCGACGCGCTGCTGAAGGTTTTTCCGGACGCCCGGCTGGTCTGGGCCCACCGCGACCCGTACAAAGCCACCGGATCCCTGGGCAATCTGTTGAAGCTGCCGAAGAGCATGACCCACCACGCCGAGGCCCTCGACCTGCACGACGTAGGGCGCTACGTGAAGGCACAGATGGCCGAGCATGTCGAGCGGCCGCTGCGTGCGCGCGAGCGCATCGGCGACGACCGCTTCTTCCACATGCACTACTCGGAGATGATGCGCGACCCGATGGGCGTGATGCGGCGCCTGTACGACTGGGCCGGCGACACGCTGACACCGGAAACCGAGACACAGATGCAGAACTGGCTCGCCGAGCATCCGCAGGACCGTTACGGCGTGAACTCCTACAGCCTCGAGCAGTACGGTCTCACCGTCGACGAGCTGAAGCCCGTGTTCGCCGACTATCTCGGGACTTTCGACATCGAACTGGAAGGCCGACCGTGA